A window of the Bactrocera neohumeralis isolate Rockhampton unplaced genomic scaffold, APGP_CSIRO_Bneo_wtdbg2-racon-allhic-juicebox.fasta_v2 cluster09, whole genome shotgun sequence genome harbors these coding sequences:
- the LOC126764244 gene encoding uncharacterized protein LOC126764244, with product MESTILTSPEVVADLHDKAEKKRQKLRKAADEQAAKKQKGRGKSKTPRKRSPSPTKTDIEEDFDFCTICKKKMPKHENRQNTAHCIVCDRGVHLKCAGPNQNTYTCIHCESE from the coding sequence gttgtcgcagatctgcatgacaaggccgaaaaaaagcggcaaaaattgaggaaggcagccgatgaacaagcagccaagaagcaaaaaggccgtggcaaatcgaagacgccacggaagagaagcccgtctccgaccaaaaccgacatcgaagaggacttcgatttttgcacgatttgcaagaaaaagatgccgaagcacgagaatcgtcaaaacacggcccattgcatcgtttgtgatcgaggggttcacttgaaatgtgccggaccgaaccagaacacttacacctgcatccactgcgagtcggaataa